A single region of the Anaerostipes rhamnosivorans genome encodes:
- a CDS encoding PTS sugar transporter subunit IIA, giving the protein MAGKLLNDEFLNNIAWGLPSAAKQESIRIAGRLLVSNGYVRPGYEDSMLERELEHNTYLGFGVAIPHGTENSLSQVLRSGICIAHFPEGIDYNGETVFYVIGIACKEDDTIQELMQITDILCKPEECEKLLSAASKEEFIEIINENYLKEGEL; this is encoded by the coding sequence ATGGCCGGCAAACTTCTTAATGATGAATTCTTAAACAACATAGCGTGGGGACTTCCAAGTGCGGCAAAACAAGAATCGATCCGCATTGCAGGCAGACTTCTTGTGTCAAACGGATATGTAAGACCTGGATATGAGGACAGCATGCTGGAACGTGAACTTGAACACAATACATATTTAGGGTTCGGCGTTGCAATCCCCCATGGGACTGAAAACTCCTTAAGCCAGGTATTAAGATCCGGAATCTGCATTGCACATTTTCCTGAAGGCATAGATTATAACGGAGAGACCGTGTTCTATGTGATCGGGATTGCATGTAAGGAAGATGACACAATACAAGAACTAATGCAGATCACTGATATTCTCTGCAAACCAGAAGAATGTGAAAAACTATTATCTGCCGCATCAAAAGAAGAATTCATTGAGATTATTAATGAGAATTATCTAAAAGAAGGAGAGTTATAG